From the genome of Neomonachus schauinslandi chromosome 5, ASM220157v2, whole genome shotgun sequence, one region includes:
- the NDE1 gene encoding nuclear distribution protein nudE homolog 1 isoform X2 yields the protein MEDSGKTFSSEEEEANYWKDLAMTYKQRAENTQEELREFQEGSREYEAELETQLQQIETRNRDLLSENNRLRMELETIKKFETQHSEGYRQISALEDDLAQTKAIKDQLQKYIRELEQANDDLERAKRATIMSLEDFEQRLNQAIERNAFLESELDEKENLLESVQRLKDEARDLRQELAVQQKQEKPRTPMPSSVEAERTDTAVQATGSVPSTPIAHRGPSASLNTPGTFRRGLDDSTGGTPLTPAARISALNIVGDLLRKVGALESKLASCRNFVYDQSPNRTSGPASGRGSKHRDGGERQPSSSGVPLGDKGLGKRLEFGKPPSNISAPSLPSAQGVVKMLL from the exons TTCAGCTCTGAGGAGGAAGAAGCTAACTACTGGAAAGATCTGGCTATGACTTACAAGCAGAG GGCAGAGAACACGCAAGAGGAGCTCCGAGAATTCCAGGAGGGAAGCCGCGAATATGAAGCTGAGTTGGAGACGCAGCTGCAACAGATTGAAACCAGGAACAGGGACCTCCTGTCGGAAAATAACCGCCTTCGCATGGAGCTGGAAACCATCAAG AAGTTTGAAACGCAGCACTCAGAAGGCTACCGGCAGATCTCAGCCTTGGAGGATGACCTTGCTCAGACCAAAGCAATTAAGGATCAACTTCAGAAATACATCAGAGAGCTGGAGCAAGCAAATGATGACTTGGAAAGAGCAAAACG GGCCACAATCATGTCTCTGGAAGACTTTGAGCAGCGTTTGAATCAAGCCATTGAAAGAAATGCCTTCCTGGAGAGTGAACTTGATGAGAAGGAGAATCTCCTAGAATCTGTTCAGCGACTGAAGGATGAAGCCAGAG ATTTGCGGCAGGAGTTGGCTGTGCAGCAGAAGCAGGAGAAGCCCAGGACCCCCATGCCCAGCTCGGTGGAGGCCGAAAGGACAGACACAGCAGTGCAGGCCACCGGCTCTGTGCCATCCACACCCATAGCTCATCGGGGACCCAGTGCTAGCTTAAACACACCAGGGACATTCAGACGTG GTCTGGATGACTCCACGGGTGGGACCCCCCTCACTCCTGCAGCGCGGATATCGGCCCTCAACATCGTGGGAGACCTGCTTCGGAAAGTAGGG GCACTGGAGTCCAAGCTGGCATCCTGCCGGAACTTCGTGTATGATCAGTCCCCAAACCGAACGAGTGGCCCAGCCTCGGGGCGGGGGAGCAAACACAGAGATGGTGGTGAGAGACAGCCAAGCAGCTCTGGCGTGCCTCTGGGTGACAAAGG GTTGGGAAAACGCCTGGAATTTGGGAAGCCGCCTTCAAATATTTCCGCACCGTCGCTGCCGTCAGCCCAGGGTGTAGTCAAGATGTTGCTTTAG
- the NDE1 gene encoding nuclear distribution protein nudE homolog 1 isoform X1, whose product MEDSGKTFSSEEEEANYWKDLAMTYKQRAENTQEELREFQEGSREYEAELETQLQQIETRNRDLLSENNRLRMELETIKEKFETQHSEGYRQISALEDDLAQTKAIKDQLQKYIRELEQANDDLERAKRATIMSLEDFEQRLNQAIERNAFLESELDEKENLLESVQRLKDEARDLRQELAVQQKQEKPRTPMPSSVEAERTDTAVQATGSVPSTPIAHRGPSASLNTPGTFRRGLDDSTGGTPLTPAARISALNIVGDLLRKVGALESKLASCRNFVYDQSPNRTSGPASGRGSKHRDGGERQPSSSGVPLGDKGLGKRLEFGKPPSNISAPSLPSAQGVVKMLL is encoded by the exons TTCAGCTCTGAGGAGGAAGAAGCTAACTACTGGAAAGATCTGGCTATGACTTACAAGCAGAG GGCAGAGAACACGCAAGAGGAGCTCCGAGAATTCCAGGAGGGAAGCCGCGAATATGAAGCTGAGTTGGAGACGCAGCTGCAACAGATTGAAACCAGGAACAGGGACCTCCTGTCGGAAAATAACCGCCTTCGCATGGAGCTGGAAACCATCAAG GAGAAGTTTGAAACGCAGCACTCAGAAGGCTACCGGCAGATCTCAGCCTTGGAGGATGACCTTGCTCAGACCAAAGCAATTAAGGATCAACTTCAGAAATACATCAGAGAGCTGGAGCAAGCAAATGATGACTTGGAAAGAGCAAAACG GGCCACAATCATGTCTCTGGAAGACTTTGAGCAGCGTTTGAATCAAGCCATTGAAAGAAATGCCTTCCTGGAGAGTGAACTTGATGAGAAGGAGAATCTCCTAGAATCTGTTCAGCGACTGAAGGATGAAGCCAGAG ATTTGCGGCAGGAGTTGGCTGTGCAGCAGAAGCAGGAGAAGCCCAGGACCCCCATGCCCAGCTCGGTGGAGGCCGAAAGGACAGACACAGCAGTGCAGGCCACCGGCTCTGTGCCATCCACACCCATAGCTCATCGGGGACCCAGTGCTAGCTTAAACACACCAGGGACATTCAGACGTG GTCTGGATGACTCCACGGGTGGGACCCCCCTCACTCCTGCAGCGCGGATATCGGCCCTCAACATCGTGGGAGACCTGCTTCGGAAAGTAGGG GCACTGGAGTCCAAGCTGGCATCCTGCCGGAACTTCGTGTATGATCAGTCCCCAAACCGAACGAGTGGCCCAGCCTCGGGGCGGGGGAGCAAACACAGAGATGGTGGTGAGAGACAGCCAAGCAGCTCTGGCGTGCCTCTGGGTGACAAAGG GTTGGGAAAACGCCTGGAATTTGGGAAGCCGCCTTCAAATATTTCCGCACCGTCGCTGCCGTCAGCCCAGGGTGTAGTCAAGATGTTGCTTTAG